Proteins encoded by one window of Gemmatimonadota bacterium:
- a CDS encoding type II/IV secretion system protein: MRPRPPTRVRVTTYNDEWLAAILGPLLPPGALDRIRTGVDNKSTLWERLLDSRLLPEAEVLTALSMRCRLPIAELGDASDAARDALPQGLARRYGVVPLRVNDALLEVATANPFDVGAEQALAFATGREVRMALASPPRIREKLNQIYGPEAPEHHVADLLMGMEGPSVTELSEQDAEDAELLISEASSRPIIKLVNVLLDDGITSRASDIHVESAEQAVMVRYRIDGVLRQAMTIPRKAGLPLISRIKIMSGLDIADRLRPQDGRARVAVNGNPVDLRISTLPATHGEKVVIRILNTQSTTLALAALGLYPEEQALMRMLLGHKEGVLLVTGPTGSGKTTTLYSCIREIQSEGVNIVTVEDPVEYRLGANIVQVQTNEKTGLTFATALRSILRQDPDVVLVGEIRDVETAQVAVQASLTGHLVLSTLHTNDAPNTITRLVDMGLEAFKIGAALRGVLAQRLMRRLCPICRIRQPWSELPTRIQRFVPETAELWKPVGCGQCTQTGYRGRFSVVEILVVTPDIERIIGANGTANQIAAAARSAGMGTLFDCGLRHVLDGHTSVDELLRVTDIPNDGNLPLRTILEPVAVAATHAAAATLSFPSAEELLEGLELLDDTGTHAVQKSKSRATILLVEDEDTLRRVMRDLLEQEGYTVCEARDGVEALEQVDRHNPDLMLLDLNLPNVDGYSVLAQLRSRPATIDLPILVLSARGDEDNEVRVLRLGATDFLTKPFRPRALSARLEATLARRRT; encoded by the coding sequence GTGCGACCCCGACCCCCGACGAGGGTGCGCGTGACGACCTACAACGACGAATGGCTTGCGGCGATTCTGGGCCCCCTGCTTCCACCGGGCGCTCTCGATCGGATCCGCACCGGTGTCGACAACAAGAGCACCCTCTGGGAGCGCCTGCTCGACTCCCGCCTGTTGCCCGAGGCGGAGGTCCTGACGGCGTTGTCAATGCGTTGTCGCTTGCCCATCGCCGAGCTGGGTGATGCGAGCGACGCAGCCCGCGATGCATTGCCCCAAGGTCTCGCGCGCCGGTACGGTGTGGTCCCGCTGCGGGTCAATGACGCCCTCCTCGAAGTGGCGACTGCCAACCCCTTCGATGTTGGCGCGGAGCAGGCGCTGGCCTTCGCTACCGGACGGGAAGTGCGGATGGCGCTTGCCTCCCCTCCGCGGATCCGCGAGAAGCTCAACCAGATCTACGGCCCCGAAGCGCCCGAGCATCATGTCGCCGACCTCCTCATGGGGATGGAAGGTCCTTCGGTCACCGAACTCTCCGAGCAGGACGCCGAAGACGCCGAGTTGCTCATCTCGGAAGCGAGTTCGCGGCCGATCATCAAGCTGGTGAATGTCCTGCTCGACGACGGCATCACCAGCCGGGCAAGCGACATTCACGTCGAATCGGCCGAGCAGGCCGTGATGGTCCGCTATCGCATCGATGGCGTCCTTCGCCAGGCGATGACGATTCCGCGCAAGGCGGGCTTGCCACTGATTTCGCGCATCAAGATCATGTCGGGGCTCGACATCGCCGACCGGCTGCGGCCGCAGGATGGTCGCGCGCGTGTGGCGGTCAACGGCAATCCGGTCGATCTGCGTATCTCGACGCTTCCCGCCACTCACGGCGAGAAGGTCGTCATCCGCATCCTGAACACCCAGTCCACGACACTCGCCCTGGCGGCGCTTGGCCTCTATCCCGAGGAACAGGCGCTGATGCGAATGCTGCTCGGTCACAAGGAAGGCGTGCTGCTGGTCACGGGCCCGACCGGCTCCGGCAAGACGACCACGCTCTACTCGTGCATTCGGGAAATCCAGAGCGAAGGCGTCAACATCGTCACGGTCGAGGATCCGGTCGAGTACCGGCTCGGCGCCAACATCGTGCAGGTACAGACCAACGAGAAGACCGGCCTCACCTTCGCGACCGCGCTGCGCTCGATCCTGCGTCAGGACCCCGATGTCGTGCTCGTCGGCGAAATCCGCGACGTCGAAACGGCGCAGGTCGCCGTCCAGGCATCGCTGACCGGTCACCTGGTGCTCTCCACGCTGCACACCAACGACGCGCCCAACACGATCACGCGTCTGGTCGACATGGGGCTCGAAGCGTTCAAGATCGGCGCCGCGCTGCGTGGCGTGCTGGCGCAGCGACTGATGCGCCGGCTCTGCCCGATCTGCCGCATCCGCCAGCCATGGTCGGAGCTGCCGACGCGAATTCAGCGCTTCGTCCCGGAGACGGCCGAACTCTGGAAGCCTGTCGGCTGCGGGCAGTGCACCCAGACCGGATACCGCGGCCGCTTCTCCGTCGTCGAGATCCTGGTGGTGACACCGGACATCGAGCGGATTATCGGTGCGAATGGGACCGCCAACCAGATCGCGGCCGCCGCACGAAGCGCCGGGATGGGGACGCTGTTCGATTGCGGCCTTCGGCACGTGCTCGATGGGCACACCTCGGTCGACGAGCTGCTGCGTGTGACCGACATCCCCAACGACGGCAATCTGCCGTTGCGCACCATCCTCGAACCGGTCGCCGTCGCAGCAACGCACGCGGCAGCGGCCACGCTCTCCTTCCCGTCGGCGGAGGAATTGCTCGAGGGGCTGGAGCTGCTCGACGACACTGGTACCCATGCGGTGCAGAAGAGCAAGTCGCGCGCGACCATCCTGCTGGTCGAGGATGAAGACACCTTGCGCCGGGTGATGCGCGATCTGCTCGAGCAGGAGGGGTACACCGTGTGCGAGGCGCGCGATGGTGTCGAGGCGCTCGAGCAGGTCGATCGCCACAATCCCGACCTGATGCTCCTCGACCTGAACCTGCCCAACGTCGACGGCTACAGCGTCCTGGCGCAGCTGCGCTCGCGCCCGGCAACGATTGACCTTCCCATCCTGGTGCTCTCGGCGCGCGGCGACGAAGACAACGAAGTGCGCGTGCTTCGCCTGGGCGCGACTGATTTCCTGACCAAACCCTTCCGGCCACGAGCGCTCTCCGCGCGTCTCGAGGCCACTCTTGCCAGGCGACGAACGTGA
- the glmS gene encoding glutamine--fructose-6-phosphate transaminase (isomerizing) — translation MCGIVGYVGPRQAAPILMEGLRRMEYRGYDSAGIAVLNGDLLDVRKAAGKLGVLAQELVGKMPVGTTGIGHTRWATHGGPTTPNAHPHLDQTGRIALIHNGIIENAPAIKKALLARGHTFTSETDTEVLAHLVGEFYDGNIEEAVAAALRDVDGAYGIAVICTEEPNTLIAARNGSPIILGIGEGENLVASDQSALVEHTRSVIYLDNGEMAVVTPEGYRVRTLTTREVDKPINQIEWDLATIERGGYEHFMLKEIFEQPESLANTMRGHLLEESGNVRVFGLKISDEQAKGIKRIIITACGTSWHSGLIGKYMIEELARIPTEVEYASEFRYRNPIVDEHTLVIAISQSGETADTLAALTEAKSRGARTVGLVNVVGSTIAREVDGGLFLRCGPEVGVASTKAFTSQVAALAMVTLRFARLRNMSLLDGQRYVAALNKLPSQIAEILSRADEVKVLADRFADATNALYLGRGVNFPAALEGALKLKEISYVHAEGYPAAEMKHGPIALIDENMPVVVVAPRDAVHAKIVSNVQEVRARGGKVIAIVNAGDEEISRLAEATFIVPETLDLLTPILTVIPLQLFSYYVALRRGCNVDQPRNLAKSVTVE, via the coding sequence ATGTGTGGAATCGTCGGATACGTCGGACCGCGGCAGGCCGCGCCCATCCTGATGGAAGGGCTGCGACGGATGGAATACCGCGGCTATGACTCGGCTGGCATCGCCGTGCTCAACGGAGATCTGCTCGACGTCCGCAAGGCTGCCGGAAAACTCGGCGTGCTGGCGCAGGAGCTCGTCGGCAAGATGCCAGTGGGTACCACCGGCATCGGGCACACGCGCTGGGCGACCCACGGCGGGCCTACCACTCCGAATGCGCATCCGCACCTCGACCAGACCGGCCGGATCGCCCTGATCCACAACGGCATCATCGAGAATGCGCCCGCGATCAAGAAGGCGCTGCTCGCGCGCGGTCACACCTTCACTTCCGAGACGGACACCGAGGTGCTGGCGCACCTGGTGGGCGAGTTCTACGACGGGAACATCGAGGAAGCGGTCGCGGCGGCGCTGCGAGATGTCGATGGCGCCTACGGGATCGCGGTGATCTGCACCGAAGAGCCGAACACGCTCATTGCGGCGCGCAACGGCTCGCCGATCATCCTCGGCATCGGCGAGGGCGAGAATCTGGTCGCGTCGGATCAGTCGGCGCTGGTGGAGCACACCCGCTCGGTGATCTACCTCGACAACGGCGAAATGGCGGTGGTGACCCCCGAAGGCTATCGGGTCCGCACCCTCACGACGCGTGAAGTCGACAAGCCGATCAATCAGATCGAATGGGATCTCGCGACGATCGAGCGCGGCGGCTACGAGCATTTCATGCTCAAGGAGATCTTCGAGCAGCCGGAAAGCCTTGCCAACACGATGCGTGGGCACCTGCTCGAGGAGAGCGGCAACGTCCGCGTCTTCGGCCTCAAGATTTCCGACGAGCAGGCGAAGGGAATCAAGCGGATCATCATCACCGCGTGCGGGACGTCGTGGCACTCGGGGCTGATCGGCAAGTACATGATCGAGGAACTCGCGCGCATCCCCACCGAGGTGGAATACGCCTCGGAATTCCGCTATCGCAATCCGATCGTTGACGAACACACGCTGGTCATCGCCATTTCGCAATCGGGCGAAACGGCCGACACCCTCGCCGCGCTGACCGAGGCGAAGAGCCGTGGCGCGCGCACGGTGGGGCTGGTGAATGTGGTGGGTTCGACCATTGCACGCGAAGTCGATGGCGGACTCTTCCTGCGCTGCGGCCCTGAAGTTGGCGTTGCGAGCACCAAGGCGTTCACGTCGCAGGTCGCAGCACTGGCGATGGTCACGCTCCGCTTCGCCCGGCTGCGCAACATGTCGCTGCTCGATGGGCAGCGCTATGTCGCGGCGCTCAACAAACTGCCGTCACAGATCGCCGAGATCCTCTCCCGCGCCGACGAAGTGAAAGTGCTGGCCGATCGCTTCGCGGATGCGACCAACGCGCTCTACCTCGGCCGCGGCGTGAACTTCCCGGCGGCGCTCGAAGGGGCGCTCAAGCTCAAGGAAATTTCCTACGTGCACGCCGAGGGATATCCGGCGGCCGAGATGAAGCACGGGCCGATCGCGCTGATCGACGAGAATATGCCGGTGGTGGTCGTGGCGCCGCGGGATGCGGTGCACGCCAAGATCGTCTCGAATGTGCAGGAAGTCCGGGCGCGCGGCGGCAAGGTGATCGCGATCGTGAACGCGGGCGACGAGGAGATCTCTCGCCTGGCCGAGGCCACGTTCATCGTGCCGGAGACGCTCGACCTGTTGACGCCGATCCTGACGGTGATTCCGCTGCAGCTCTTTTCGTACTATGTCGCGCTGCGTCGCGGGTGCAACGTCGACCAGCCGCGGAACCTGGCGAAGAGCGTGACGGTCGAGTAA
- a CDS encoding HD domain-containing phosphohydrolase produces MASLNPAASGPETERILVVDNDEYVRRVLTRALAIDGYETYEAEGTEQALALLEELGGVPLVLSDIHMPGRDGVALLVDVMAKYPDTAVVMLTGDADVAMAVESLKLGALDYLAKPVLVEELQQRVRRALDKRRMTIQFRDLQKNYQEDLERQVSELSRKNQEMFLAQVQMAVRMLEAKDQYTRGHSHRVAMYAEATGRMMGLDEELVQQIRLGGELHDVGKIGTRDAVLNKPGALTDEEFAEIRRHTTDGEEMLSVLREDHPEVLHIVRWHHERLDGSGFPDGLHAADIPMTARIVAVVDAFDAMTTTRAYREMRKPELAFEELERFQGMHFDPDVVKAFRAAFPDPSLLPLPT; encoded by the coding sequence ATCGACGGCTATGAGACCTACGAGGCCGAGGGGACCGAGCAGGCCCTGGCACTGCTGGAGGAGCTGGGCGGAGTACCGCTGGTGCTGAGCGACATCCACATGCCGGGGCGCGATGGCGTCGCCTTGCTCGTGGATGTGATGGCCAAGTACCCCGATACCGCCGTAGTGATGCTCACCGGCGACGCCGACGTCGCCATGGCGGTGGAAAGTCTCAAACTCGGCGCACTCGACTATCTCGCCAAGCCGGTGCTGGTCGAGGAGCTGCAGCAACGGGTTCGTCGCGCGCTCGACAAGCGCCGGATGACAATCCAGTTCCGCGACCTGCAGAAGAACTACCAGGAAGATCTCGAGCGACAGGTCAGCGAACTCTCCCGCAAGAACCAGGAGATGTTCCTCGCCCAGGTCCAGATGGCAGTGCGGATGCTGGAAGCCAAGGACCAGTACACCCGCGGTCACTCCCACCGCGTCGCCATGTACGCCGAGGCGACCGGCCGGATGATGGGCCTCGATGAAGAACTGGTGCAGCAGATCCGCCTTGGCGGCGAGTTGCACGACGTGGGCAAGATCGGGACGCGCGATGCCGTGCTCAACAAGCCGGGCGCGCTCACCGACGAGGAATTCGCCGAGATCCGGCGGCACACCACCGACGGTGAGGAGATGCTCTCGGTGCTCCGCGAAGATCACCCCGAGGTGCTGCACATTGTGCGCTGGCATCACGAACGCCTTGATGGCTCAGGCTTTCCCGATGGGCTGCACGCCGCCGACATTCCGATGACGGCGCGAATCGTCGCCGTGGTCGATGCCTTCGACGCGATGACCACCACGCGCGCCTATCGCGAGATGCGGAAGCCGGAGCTCGCATTCGAGGAACTCGAGCGTTTTCAGGGAATGCACTTCGACCCCGACGTGGTGAAGGCGTTCCGCGCGGCCTTCCCCGATCCTTCCCTGTTGCCCTTGCCCACGTGA
- the dtd gene encoding D-aminoacyl-tRNA deacylase encodes MRIVLQRVSEASVRIGGDVAGAIDRGFLVLVGFSPSDSAVEVAWMAEKVIGLRLFADAEGKMNLDLAAVGGALLVVSQFTLYGDAAKGRRPSFIDAARPEIAIPLYEAFVAALRASGVTVATGEFGADMQVALTNDGPVTLLLERNAS; translated from the coding sequence ATGCGCATCGTGTTGCAGCGGGTCAGTGAAGCCAGCGTACGCATCGGCGGCGACGTTGCCGGCGCGATCGACCGCGGCTTTCTCGTGCTGGTGGGTTTCAGTCCGTCCGACTCGGCGGTCGAAGTTGCCTGGATGGCCGAAAAAGTCATCGGCTTGCGACTCTTCGCCGATGCCGAGGGGAAGATGAATCTGGACCTCGCGGCGGTCGGCGGCGCGCTGCTGGTGGTGTCGCAGTTCACGCTCTATGGCGATGCCGCGAAGGGGCGCCGGCCCTCGTTCATCGACGCGGCCCGCCCGGAAATCGCGATTCCGCTGTACGAGGCCTTTGTCGCCGCACTCCGGGCCAGCGGCGTGACCGTGGCCACCGGCGAGTTCGGGGCCGACATGCAGGTTGCCCTGACCAATGACGGACCCGTGACCCTGCTACTGGAGCGCAACGCATCGTGA
- the glmM gene encoding phosphoglucosamine mutase, which translates to MSDTLMISVSGMRGHVGTDLTPELVARHAAALGAWVRSRGGHRVVLGRDARTSGPMFSLAATAGFQSVGVDVIDIGVVPTPTVQMAVEHHRAGAGLIITASHNPIEWNALKFVGPDGIFLDAESGAVVRRLAEDGPDRAGWDTIGKLLADPDAISRHLDAVLALPVIDVPLIRSRNFHVALDCVRGAGGPTMLALFERLGARVSGINLEADGRFPREPEPIPENLGELGAFVVKSGADLGMAVDPDVDRLALVDERGHPIGEDYTLALAVRAVLARQPRSAATPAVVVNLSTSLVVEDAARDGGARFVRAPVGEANVARSIVAEGAVIGGEGNGGVILPALHVGRDAPLGAALILQQLAASGLGLAALVAASPRYVIVKAKSPRGGDLEAQYAALRGIFPDAAVDTRDGLRLSWPDRWLHVRPSGTEPIVRLIAEAPTGAEAEALVAKARGAR; encoded by the coding sequence ATGAGTGATACCCTGATGATCTCCGTGTCCGGAATGCGCGGACACGTCGGTACCGACCTCACGCCCGAGCTCGTGGCACGGCACGCCGCGGCACTGGGCGCCTGGGTGCGCTCCCGTGGCGGACACCGGGTCGTGCTCGGTCGTGATGCCCGGACATCCGGGCCGATGTTCTCGCTCGCTGCAACGGCAGGATTCCAGTCGGTCGGCGTCGACGTGATCGACATCGGTGTGGTGCCGACCCCGACGGTGCAGATGGCGGTCGAGCATCACCGCGCCGGTGCGGGACTGATCATCACGGCGAGTCACAACCCGATCGAGTGGAACGCGCTCAAGTTCGTCGGGCCCGACGGCATCTTCCTCGACGCCGAATCTGGCGCCGTGGTGCGCCGGCTCGCGGAAGACGGACCGGATCGTGCCGGTTGGGATACCATCGGCAAACTGCTGGCTGATCCCGATGCGATCTCGCGGCATCTCGATGCGGTGCTCGCCTTGCCAGTGATCGACGTGCCGCTGATTCGCTCGCGCAATTTTCACGTTGCGCTCGACTGCGTGCGCGGCGCTGGTGGTCCGACGATGCTCGCGCTCTTCGAGCGCCTCGGCGCGCGGGTCAGCGGCATCAACCTCGAGGCCGACGGGCGCTTCCCCCGGGAGCCCGAGCCGATCCCCGAAAACCTCGGTGAACTCGGTGCCTTCGTGGTGAAGAGTGGCGCCGACCTGGGGATGGCCGTGGACCCTGACGTGGACCGCCTCGCGCTGGTCGACGAGCGTGGCCACCCGATCGGCGAGGACTACACCCTCGCCCTCGCCGTTCGCGCCGTGCTCGCCCGGCAACCCCGGAGCGCGGCGACGCCAGCCGTGGTGGTCAATCTTTCGACCTCGCTGGTCGTGGAAGACGCGGCGCGCGACGGCGGCGCGCGATTCGTCAGGGCGCCGGTGGGCGAGGCCAATGTTGCCCGGAGCATCGTGGCGGAAGGCGCTGTTATTGGCGGAGAAGGGAATGGCGGGGTGATCCTGCCCGCGCTCCACGTCGGGCGGGATGCCCCGCTGGGGGCGGCCCTCATCTTGCAACAGCTGGCGGCATCCGGACTGGGGCTGGCAGCACTCGTGGCCGCCTCCCCACGGTACGTAATCGTCAAGGCCAAGTCTCCCCGTGGGGGCGACCTCGAGGCACAGTACGCCGCCCTGCGGGGGATTTTCCCGGATGCGGCGGTCGATACCCGCGACGGGCTGCGGCTCTCGTGGCCCGATCGCTGGCTGCACGTTCGTCCGTCGGGGACGGAACCTATCGTTCGACTCATCGCCGAAGCGCCGACTGGTGCCGAGGCCGAAGCTTTGGTGGCGAAGGCCCGCGGGGCGCGCTGA
- a CDS encoding Maf family protein, translating into MPTIVLASASPRRKQLLEMLRLPILVTPADVQEIPLPREKPLDYSRRLARDKARAVPGRLVLGADTIVVLDDQILEKPADDADALRMLLALQGRSHTVVTSICLLADGRQLDAVDQTQVTFRAADAEYLRRYVATGEPHDKAGSYGIQGWGAALVERIDGDFFSVMGLPVRLVLQLLEEAGYPYQFGG; encoded by the coding sequence ATGCCGACCATCGTGCTGGCCTCTGCTTCACCGCGACGGAAGCAGCTCCTCGAAATGCTCCGACTGCCGATCCTGGTGACGCCAGCGGACGTCCAGGAGATCCCGCTGCCCCGCGAGAAGCCGCTCGACTATTCCCGGCGACTCGCGCGCGACAAGGCGCGCGCCGTGCCCGGTCGGCTGGTGCTTGGCGCCGACACCATCGTCGTGCTCGATGACCAGATTCTCGAGAAGCCGGCCGACGATGCCGACGCGTTGCGAATGCTGCTGGCATTGCAGGGGCGAAGCCATACCGTAGTCACGTCGATCTGCCTGCTCGCCGATGGCCGTCAGCTCGATGCTGTTGACCAGACCCAGGTGACCTTTCGGGCTGCCGACGCGGAGTATCTCCGCCGCTACGTGGCGACGGGCGAACCGCACGACAAGGCCGGTTCCTACGGCATTCAGGGCTGGGGCGCTGCGCTGGTGGAGCGAATCGACGGCGACTTCTTCAGCGTGATGGGGCTGCCGGTGCGGCTGGTGCTGCAGTTGCTCGAAGAGGCGGGGTATCCGTACCAGTTCGGCGGCTAG
- a CDS encoding serine hydrolase domain-containing protein, which yields MRRLVVALALLPISLGAQRQKPTMPLPDAWPAATQALDSFASVSHLVGGGIAFVRDGKVVAEHYVGFGDKERGEKAEAATIWHWGSITKTLTAIAVMQQIERNQVTLDDAITKWIPDLRKVHSTFGSMDQITIRMLLSHSSGLQNPTWPWTKGESWEPFEPTEWSQLVAMMPYMQLVFAPGSRYGYSNPGFIYLARVVEQITGDPWESYVTKNLFSPLGITTSYFGSTPYHLARWRSNNYTVQKDGSVKANGRDFNPGVTIPNGGWNAPIGDLAKWTGFLMGAAAGDSAHAATYAEILPHASLERMWTPIVQAGTEGMGLSFFIEKEGERRFVGHTGSQAGFRAFLYLDPERHTAIIGVVNTDSDVNGMAYQQGFQSTMKAGIDVLRSVK from the coding sequence ATGCGCCGCCTCGTTGTCGCACTTGCCCTCCTTCCGATCTCGCTCGGCGCCCAGCGCCAGAAGCCGACAATGCCCCTTCCCGATGCCTGGCCTGCAGCAACGCAGGCCCTCGACTCGTTCGCCTCCGTGAGTCATCTCGTGGGTGGCGGGATCGCCTTCGTGCGCGATGGCAAGGTCGTGGCCGAGCACTACGTGGGGTTCGGCGACAAGGAGCGCGGCGAGAAGGCCGAGGCCGCGACGATCTGGCACTGGGGCTCGATCACCAAGACGCTCACGGCGATTGCGGTGATGCAGCAGATCGAGCGGAATCAGGTGACACTCGACGACGCCATCACGAAATGGATTCCCGATCTGCGCAAGGTGCACAGCACCTTCGGGTCGATGGACCAGATCACCATCCGGATGCTGCTGTCGCATTCCTCCGGATTGCAGAATCCGACCTGGCCGTGGACCAAGGGAGAATCGTGGGAGCCGTTCGAACCGACCGAATGGTCGCAGCTGGTCGCGATGATGCCCTATATGCAGCTGGTGTTCGCGCCGGGCTCGCGGTACGGCTACAGCAATCCGGGATTCATCTATCTCGCGCGCGTCGTCGAGCAGATCACGGGAGATCCGTGGGAGAGCTACGTCACCAAGAATCTCTTCTCGCCGCTGGGGATTACCACGAGCTATTTCGGGAGCACGCCGTATCACCTCGCGCGCTGGCGCTCGAACAATTACACGGTGCAAAAAGACGGCTCGGTCAAGGCGAACGGTCGCGACTTCAACCCCGGGGTCACGATCCCGAACGGCGGCTGGAACGCGCCGATAGGTGACCTCGCGAAGTGGACCGGCTTCCTGATGGGAGCGGCGGCGGGCGATAGCGCGCACGCGGCAACGTACGCCGAGATCCTGCCACACGCCTCGCTTGAACGGATGTGGACGCCGATCGTGCAGGCCGGCACCGAAGGGATGGGGCTCTCCTTCTTCATCGAGAAGGAAGGCGAGCGGCGCTTCGTGGGTCACACGGGGAGTCAGGCCGGCTTCCGTGCCTTTCTCTACCTCGACCCGGAGCGTCACACCGCCATCATCGGTGTCGTGAACACCGACTCCGATGTCAACGGGATGGCGTATCAACAGGGATTCCAGTCGACGATGAAGGCGGGGATTGACGTCTTGCGCAGTGTGAAATGA
- a CDS encoding anthranilate synthase component I family protein codes for MNDALIRCREAAAAGFTRVPLVREVVLDGDTPVSAFAKLHRGEYGFLLESLEGGERWARYSFLATEPEVVFRYRGSAVERLDPAGEWTAAGDAAPLTHLANLLRLDRAVDVPGLPRFTGGAVGFWGYDVVRTLEQLPNAPTDDRSPPDAVAMIVDTLLVLDNLFHRAIVIANVSVAATLDDAALQQRIDAADAKATAWLARLAAPNALAPLAIPAERIPADATKVYHDADYRRDVARCQEHIAAGDAFQIVLSRRMDVTPAPDPFRTYRFLRALNPAPYCYFLRLGELTLAGASPEVLVRVEHEEVTLRPIAGTRPRGRDAAHDAEMEAELRADPKECAEHLMLVDLGRNDVGRVARYGSVRVVAQMVVERYSQVMHLVSEVRGALRPELDALDAFAAAFPAGTVSGAPKVRAMQIIDSLEPTRRGPYAGAVGYVGFGGRTMDTAIAIRTVAFMGNHAYVQAGAGIVADSVPQMEFQETEAKAGAVLRALRLASEAP; via the coding sequence ATGAATGATGCGCTGATCCGCTGCCGCGAGGCCGCGGCGGCAGGGTTCACTCGCGTGCCGCTGGTGCGCGAAGTGGTGCTTGATGGCGACACCCCGGTGTCGGCATTCGCCAAGCTGCATCGCGGCGAGTACGGCTTCCTGCTGGAATCGCTCGAAGGTGGCGAACGCTGGGCGCGCTATTCCTTCCTCGCGACCGAACCCGAGGTCGTCTTCCGCTATCGCGGCAGTGCGGTCGAGCGACTCGACCCGGCTGGCGAGTGGACCGCCGCCGGCGACGCCGCACCGCTCACGCATCTCGCCAATCTGTTGCGACTCGATCGGGCGGTCGACGTCCCCGGGCTGCCGCGGTTCACCGGCGGCGCGGTCGGGTTCTGGGGCTACGACGTGGTGCGCACGCTGGAGCAGCTCCCCAACGCGCCAACCGACGACCGTTCGCCCCCCGATGCCGTCGCGATGATTGTCGACACCCTGCTGGTGCTCGACAATCTCTTCCATCGTGCCATCGTGATCGCCAACGTCAGCGTGGCCGCTACTCTCGACGACGCCGCACTGCAACAGCGGATCGATGCCGCTGATGCGAAGGCGACCGCGTGGCTCGCCCGCCTCGCCGCACCGAATGCCCTGGCGCCACTCGCGATTCCGGCCGAACGCATTCCCGCCGACGCCACGAAGGTGTACCACGATGCGGACTACCGCCGCGACGTCGCGCGCTGCCAGGAGCACATTGCAGCGGGTGATGCCTTCCAGATCGTGTTGTCACGCCGGATGGATGTGACACCCGCGCCGGATCCGTTTCGCACCTATCGCTTCCTTCGCGCATTGAATCCCGCGCCCTACTGCTACTTCCTCCGCCTGGGTGAACTCACCCTCGCAGGCGCGTCGCCCGAGGTCCTGGTGCGGGTCGAGCACGAGGAGGTCACGCTCCGGCCGATCGCGGGCACCCGGCCTCGCGGGCGCGATGCGGCGCACGACGCCGAGATGGAAGCCGAACTGCGGGCCGACCCGAAGGAATGTGCCGAGCACTTGATGCTCGTCGATCTCGGCAGGAACGATGTCGGTCGTGTGGCGCGGTACGGCAGCGTGCGCGTCGTCGCACAGATGGTCGTGGAGCGCTATTCGCAGGTGATGCATCTGGTGAGTGAAGTGCGCGGGGCGCTGCGTCCGGAACTCGATGCGCTCGATGCGTTCGCGGCGGCATTTCCTGCGGGCACGGTGAGCGGTGCCCCCAAGGTGCGTGCGATGCAGATCATCGACTCGCTGGAGCCGACTCGGCGCGGGCCCTACGCTGGTGCGGTCGGCTATGTCGGCTTTGGCGGACGCACCATGGATACGGCGATCGCGATCCGCACCGTCGCGTTCATGGGCAACCACGCATACGTGCAGGCTGGCGCCGGCATCGTCGCTGATTCAGTACCACAGATGGAATTCCAGGAAACCGAAGCGAAGGCCGGTGCCGTGCTGCGGGCACTTCGCCTCGCGAGCGAAGCACCCTGA